The nucleotide window TCGTTTTGTTTGTACCACTGATGtgatttgtatgtatttacaaATGTACTATACCTGATTTCTTGTAAAAGTCGAGCATTTGTTGATACCCATCAGAGCTGAGAGTTGAAGTGAAGGATCAGGATGTGTAAGAATGGAGACCAAAACCTCCGCATTTTGAGCAGATAACATGCCGGGGGAATTCTGGGCAAGTAACAGTGTGTCTGTGATCTCTTCAGTGGAGAAACTCTTTGTTTTAGGTACGTGACAATCTTGTGCAGACTTTTGGGGTTGATCAGGAACTATTTGTGTATTTGGTGATGGTGGAGACAAGGTTGGTCCAgcaggcaaattctgtgaattgGAGGCTCCACCTTGCTGTGACTGAGAGAAGGTGGAAGTTGGAGAAAGGACTGGTTCTGAGGGTAAATTCTGTGATTTGATGGCCCCACCTGGCGGTGATTGGGCAGAGTTTGTATTTGGGGACAAAACTGGTCCAGCGGTTACTGTCTGAACCTGAATATCTTCACTGGGAGTGACTGATGTCTTCTTAACTGTGGTTTTTGTTGCCTCTGATTTAGCCTGACTGGCttttaatgaaattgttttCTCAGACTCAGGTGGTGCTGTTTTTTCAAACCGTTCGCAAAATTTGTCAGGAGAAATGGCCTTGTCTTTTGGTTCATTTTTCTCTGTTTTAGTGTCATTTCCAGGACTTGGCAAAGGAGAATATACATTTGATGATGAGGCAAGGACATTGGTGTTTTCTGCTGTCAATGGCTTTTCTATAGCAGGTTTAATGTCTTTCGTTTGCTGAAGAGATTTTGGGACctgtgtttttcttttcttttcatcgTCTGGCTTTTTAGATTCATTCGTCCCAGAGTTAGAATCTTCAACTTTTTGTGGAGATCTAACTTTCTCCGAATTCAATTCAGCAGCAGCATGTTCAGTAATTTGATGAGAATTGTTTTTCTCTTGAGTTTTGTTAGACACAGTTGTTAATGCATTGCTTGATTTAGAATCAACCGTCTTCTGACTTTCACTTTTTCCACTGGGATCTGATAAGGAAATAATAGTGCACCGCGTTAAAACTAGTGTAATTTGCGAATGCCCTTGAAATGGCAAAAGCGATAGAAAAACATATCATGAAACATAATCGTTGTCTACTCAGAAGAAATCGTATCATAATTCTTATCGTTTATATCTAATAAAATCAGCAACTACGATACCCCCGTATCTCGCAACGAAGTACTACCAGAAAGATCATGTCCTCAAGATTTTCATGAACCCACTTCTCTCCCAACTTTTGTCATTCTTGAATGAAACAGTAAAATGAAAGTTAACGAACTTACTCGGAAAATTCCCCGGCTTTTTCCTCGGCTTTCGACTCAAATAAATTATTATCCCAAGTCCCACAATAACCAGAGCACCTGCTGCAATCCACTGTCCTCCACGTGCCGACATGTTTGTTTTCGTCTGCAAAGTCGCAAAAACTGGGAAAGGGAATCCGCGATACCCGTCAACAAGGTTATCATGAAATTATTtccattatcatttttaaagaaatgattaTTCACTTTATTAGCCATTGGATCAGAAATAAATAGAATTATCTAGTTCATTTTGGTGAGTTTTAATCAATATCGTAAAAGTTGAGGTCAATTTATGGTACCACATGGTGTTTACATCCGGTTGATGGTGAAGGTGAAGACGGCTAGCGTTTTCTCACTGCCAAAATGGGTCTTATGCGGGGCCGTGCGCCCATTAGAAGGACGATGGAGTATTTGAAAAGGGGAACTCTTTACGTTAAGCCGAATTTAAAAGTGATGTTGACGAATGTCATTCCAAACAACCCTGCTAGCTCTGGACTGCAGTAAGTAGAATTTGGTAATCTATGGCACGCCGTTTTtaccacaggagtttgaaattttatcaaatttcaaactcctatatgtttttacatttattcctcattaaagatatctctcttttttttttttttttttttttttttttttagagatatcctataaaagttataagatatcttctaaagtttatgagatatcttatatcttttataagatatcccatGAAAGGtattaaaatatcttataaaacatatcttGTATGTTAATTTAAGATaactcataaactttataacagGGTTGGGTGGTTAAAaccccggttttaaccagtggttttaaccgtcccggtcaatactccctaagtggtcaatactggtcaattgagatttaaactgtccattttcctatttttgtacattttttgcaaagataaattaagtcttttcattataatgTATGGATCAATTggttatcaataattttcattagataatcaggGACTGACACTAACGGCTGTCCGATTGTCTGGGACAACTTAAAACGGTGGTCGGACAACTAAGTTCTGTAGTTTACCTGTCCGATGGGACAACCAAAAATAAATGAAGGGTATCcgtgaaattttaataaattctacgtgaaaagagtccttaaagtttttgaagtacatctcgTCGATAGAAATAATCTGATAATCAATATGGCGTTTTTCTGGTTTTCCCTGATCTAAATTTAGATTGTTCATTAATATCGACCAATCAGCTTCACGGTGTATTTTAATCGCGCCAATCAGATGTCTCTATTGTCGCGTGATTCTTGGAAGTGAACAAACAGATATAGAACACTTTTTCCgaagttaaaattgaataatttttacgaaaaacatgtccaaaatgaaaaattatcaataggttatcaaataataatttattaaaaagaatttaagGGGAATATTCTCTGATTATTTGATCCATTATAGtcttaaataaaacatattacgACGTAAGAAATGACATGTCAGCTTGATGCCAGAAATGAGTGTCATTCAGATCGGGCATCATTTCTACATCATTTTTTTGTTGGTCAGTTTCGGACAAGTACATTTTCCATTCGGACAACCTAAATTTCATGTTAACTTGTCCGAAGGGACAGGTTGGTATTAAAATTAGTGTCAGTCCCTGATAATTAGatataatttcataagtttaatatatttggtttgctgaaactgtgatcataatatcttcagaactataAAAGAGGGTCACATATAGCATAACTAGACAATAGGAtctgcttatacatgtacctggacagattaagaataacaggtagctggacattaaaTAAACAGTGATTTAATATGAATTCAATTGGATGACAGGTGCTGTAGATAAACAATGTGTTGCAATGTACAGAGCAGGAGAtgtacctgagcacaggaaacagagttgacaggtgtcaATTAGCATACTCTGGGACCAGAGAGGACCAGTGTACATGTTATTGTTATAAAAACATCACCAACAtttatttaacagttaaatgaagatttgaaacaataggtagttcttgataaactaaagaatttgaacagaaatagaaaacacttcCCCCATCATACTATCTATGGCTTCAACAAAACATAGTTTAGGAAATACCACAATTTTCCTCTCACATTCACTTCTTGACCTGCTAAGAGACACAATCATGAAGTCTAGAGATCCTATTTGGAATTTCTATGATATTGTTGACGACAacaagaccacagcaagatgtAAAGACTGCAATGCTGTTGTCAGTGCCAAAGTAATATGGCTACGAAacagttttaatttttacaataaacttttacattttccCAAATTTAACAGagtcatttacattatttatttaatattatgacttgcaagtatattataaactgatagtgcatgttatgaattacagtatttaccataatggccactgaaacatttacaataacaaacaacacagactataatgaccaaacaattttcaatcaaccagtattgaccactattgaccggttttaaccagtattgaccaccggcccggtcaatactcgtattgaccacttttttgccaaccctgctttaaaagatatcttataaatgaatttttcgaagatatattataaactttataagatatcttttaaactttacaagatatcttataaactttaatATGTTGatggtgctaccgtttgagcaaGTGCAgcaacatatatacatgtacatattttgtaatgttcatgctttgatcaggttcaatttaaacaatatttacttGCCATATACTCAGTTCATGAATGAAATTAGGCAGCAGAAACAAACCATTTTAGTTTTCTTccagggttttatattaaatcattaaaacacaaaatatattatacatgaatgtgattgaaatatttttatactattTCCTTTCTGTTGCCTTCACTGACTTGCTTAATCTTTGACACATGGAatgttctgaactgtatgctctCGACTGCCTCTACTTTCCTTATTTCTACTCTCCATCTTTCCAAGTCACAAATTGAAAATGCCCAAGTCTTGTTGCAAGTttacctttcaagtttgtaaaactgtgtgAACAGCACTGCGTATGAGCATTTTAAACGTATTTCaatatcaatctgattaaaaccagatcctgagatccgctcacttagatcgctacactaggatctgacgtaaccccatagggggtcatgtccgcatgaccttttgcttggaatattcatgagaactatcagccagtcagattgcgccatacagacaatgatggctctTTAGGCGGTTCCTGACAATTCGTCAACAAATTGCtataatctctctcccacgaagtttattccacactgtaaaattgtatattctcgcataacgaattttaaacttttgcaataatgcccaatctattccgttcatacaaacaacaaaatgtacgatatgaaatatacccaaattaaattaattgtgaattttgatttatgtatgaatagggatgggtatgatttgaatagttttcaagatggtctacttaaataacgcgaggaatataacgccagtcgacatAAACggttcattgtgacgtcacatctagctgcgatatgttttctttcaaaccaaacaatcgcagccattttccttgaattgtgaactccaTAGGGATTTTTTAGcatttgaatgaaagaaaacctgCAGAGAATAACAGAGTGACGTTGTTTAAATCGCATGTTTAGACAGGTGTGCAGTCGTCTGTCAAACGCACAGCCATTTTTATTGCATCTCTAACGTAAATAATGACGCAAAGGTTCATGGGAGAAAAATTATCATAGGTATAAATCGACAgggtcaatttgattggcttaacgaaaggtcatgcggacgtgacctTATATagggttacgtcagatcctagtgtagcgatctaagtgagcggatctcaggatctgcttttaatcagattgattttaaataaatcgataaattcaacacTATTACATGATCGGACAACCATCTAATATATAAGCACCTATCTAATTTCTATAAAATAGAATTCATATAACAATCCCCTTATAGCAATGGCATGTTTTGCATGTTTTAGAAGAgaaaattataacaatatttataatattgtacataatcctagttgtaacacaattatgatgaaatatttcagcattcgcATATAACTATTGAATAAATTGCAACATTGTTGAGCCCCTCTCCACTGTTGTTGTAAAGATACATTAAGATTTATTCAAAAAACTAGAATAGATttaatcaatgatttttttttca belongs to Ostrea edulis chromosome 7, xbOstEdul1.1, whole genome shotgun sequence and includes:
- the LOC125653399 gene encoding uncharacterized protein LOC125653399, whose amino-acid sequence is MSARGGQWIAAGALVIVGLGIIIYLSRKPRKKPGNFPNPSGKSESQKTVDSKSSNALTTVSNKTQEKNNSHQITEHAAAELNSEKVRSPQKVEDSNSGTNESKKPDDEKKRKTQVPKSLQQTKDIKPAIEKPLTAENTNVLASSSNVYSPLPSPGNDTKTEKNEPKDKAISPDKFCERFEKTAPPESEKTISLKASQAKSEATKTTVKKTSVTPSEDIQVQTVTAGPVLSPNTNSAQSPPGGAIKSQNLPSEPVLSPTSTFSQSQQGGASNSQNLPAGPTLSPPSPNTQIVPDQPQKSAQDCHVPKTKSFSTEEITDTLLLAQNSPGMLSAQNAEVLVSILTHPDPSLQLSALMGINKCSTFTRNQNLLREYGCLPQLSCLLRQQVQGLSNMSQNASASEGDPEKSAKTPDKVSEKFMNLLATAINNLSSNEQNHKQFEDCVPMLVDIALEEETGESVRLSSLQALTNLSVMDHHHSHYTRIVQKLYDFLDDQSLGIRLQAVKILVNLSCNPELVPHMLAAKAPSCVLELLRIGADESLILRWTTFLANILHTVKEAHLSASSLPPNDKAPSPETMYSALYSMSNIGQIKSKVFLLCRHRNEDIKLQASRIYQTLNAK